In Juglans microcarpa x Juglans regia isolate MS1-56 chromosome 7D, Jm3101_v1.0, whole genome shotgun sequence, the following are encoded in one genomic region:
- the LOC121238083 gene encoding uncharacterized protein LOC121238083, with product MFGFPPFQLSLGSKGFCKRWDNGLTRTRMQAGEIVWTRVLFPQKWWPGLVLRADALGVFVSFFDLQPPRYFFKPEVRPFEDNFRSLSCSTSDALLDRALRLFGRRTLWSLTCPCRRRKKNSRDCFQAAAAAATSFQAVGVLGFVRSRAVLPWIEEADFVDAVRVLAQIQAFRGYSSGNQRSRYKRNYQRGSEDENSIETDNLEVQGESQLFFMEVEKILAAGVTKIPNSGLPVVKESFNERHHDSMSQARIKQWKAHAANEMLVNLHCLAVDPCYLVGKHLKTLEQNVLRSRSLSFQNTPDFCLTKFLQPKSIEAQSSHQLDINSPTRIKQLKVQSVDEMLINLCSLALDPCSLAGKFLKTLEQNVLKFRSLSFQNTLAKCLQSKGVEAQFSHPGSTNPEMSVKVDRKQSCVEKFSSSVSCTDTSVNFLGIKRKLQQPSASLRSFKVHKTKPCFSGTGTSASLHINKTGGKANSLDASMSAPLSGPSFELQMAMSAFQLNGSGAYLKRKHNGFDIDRLNAPFPISPIKFKIKHHSASSPQSFTYLCNSSFVELVLDMFSISLSEEASHHGDNVEIDIKPCISCVERQELGKCVCNWEYNGVQDEDVGVDSNLRSLQPLATQSLSNHVIGTHTNSTEVDSGLAAKKCPLQSGLIADIIKKLHGDGAISNRSNECSSINLSLGDSFKELYRPVISISSFGSQRGRQLEAFATSTSLHMKFPRLFKLPSKEELVKVFSPFGPVDTLKTRISSWTGAAQVVFSHPTDAVAAYQYAKEKITLFGKANIRLWLDPLEHRRRGTKFSVPSPSMTGKPVNQKSCPPVSSTSSIKSQRGEKLEAPTSATASTLHLKFPTDFKLPSKEELLKKFSPFHTVDSQRTEVFFYTGAAQVVFSDPTDAIAAYQCAKKKVLFGDTNIRFWLDSLEHKRRGTMFSAPSPSMTGEPVNPKSCPPVSSTSSFKSQGGEQLEELAPGTASTALHMKFSKNSKPPSKQELIKKFSPFGTIDSTKTKVYSCTGAAQVVFLNPTDAVAAYQYAKKKRVLSSEANVRFWVDAMEHRKRGTKIPVSPPELTGKPVNLKSCLKKSSPLEHRDKKKP from the exons ATGTTCGGATTCCCGCCATTTCAACTCTCATTGGGTTCTAAAGGGTTTTGTAAGAGATGGGACAATGGGTTAACTAGGACGAGAATGCAGGCTGGAGAGATTGTGTGGACAAGAGTTTTGTTTCCTCAAAAATGGTGGCCCGGCCTAGTTCTGCGAGCCGACGCTCTTGGCGTTTTCGTCTCCTTCTTCGACCTTCAACCCCCTCGCTACTTCTTCAAACCCGAGGTCCGTCCCTTCGAGGACAACTTCCGGTCGCTGAGTTGCAGCACGTCCGATGCTCTGCTCGATCGGGCATTGAGGTTGTTCGGTCGGAGGACTCTTTGGAGCCTTACATGTCCTTGCcggaggagaaaaaaaaactcgagGGATTGTTTTCAGGCGGCCGCAGCAGCGGCGACGTCGTTTCAGGCGGTTGGGGTGTTGGGATTTGTTCGGAGCAGGGCTGTTTTACCCTGGATTGAGGAGGCAGACTTTGTTGATGCAGTTAGAGTGCTCGCCCAAATTCAGGCCTTTCGTGGGTATAGTTCAGGCAATCAGAGATCAAGGTACAAGCGAAACTACCAAAGAG GTAGTGAGGACGAGAATTCAATTGAAACTGATAATTTAGAAGTGCAAGGTGAATCTCAGCTTTTCTTTATGGAAGTGGAAAAGATTCTGGCAGCTGGTGTCACAAAGATACCAAACTCAGGACTTCCGGTTGTGAAAGAATCTTTTAATGAACGCCATCATGACAGTATGTCACAGGCTCGAATCAAGCAATGGAAGGCACATGCAGCTAATGAGATGCTGGTAAACTTGCATTGTCTTGCCGTAGATCCATGTTATCTAGTAGGGAAGCACTTGAAAACGTTGGAGCAGAATGTTTTGAGGTCCAGAAGCTTGTCATTCCAGAACACCCCTGACTTCTGTTTGACAAAATTCTTGCAACCTAAAAGCATCGAAGCCCAATCTTCTCATCAGCTTGACATTAATTCACCTACTCGAATCAAGCAGCTGAAGGTACAATCAGTTGATGAGATGCTGATAAACTTGTGCAGTCTTGCTCTAGATCCATGCTCTCTAGCTGGGAAATTCCTGAAAACGTTGGAGCAGAATGTTTTGAAGTTCAGAAGTTTATCATTCCAGAACACACTTGCAAAATGCTTGCAATCTAAAGGCGTTGAAGCCCAGTTTTCTCATCCTGGATCTACCAATCCCGAGATGAGTGTGAAAGTTGATAGAAAACAAAGTTGTGTAGAAAAATTTTCCTCTTCTGTATCTTGCACAGACACTTCTGTTAACTTTCTGGGGATAAAGAGGAAGCTTCAGCAGCCATCTGCTTCTCTTCGTTCTTTTAAAGTACACAAAACTAAGCCTTGTTTTTCAGGCACTGGAACTAGTGCTTCTCTGCATATAAATAAAACTGGCGGTAAGGCAAACTCACTTGATGCATCCATGTCAGCTCCCTTATCTGGTCCTTCTTTCGAGTTGCAGATGGCTATGTCTGCATTCCAATTAAATGGCAGTGGtgcttatttgaaaagaaagCATAATGGTTTTGACATAGATCGGCTTAATGCTCCCTTTCCAATTTCTCCAATAAAGTTTAAAATCAAACACCACTCTGCCTCCAGTCCTCAGAGCTTTACCTATTTATGCAACAGTAGCTTTGTGGAGTTGGTTCTGGACATGTTCAGCATCTCCCTTTCAGAAGAAGCATCTCATCATGGTGATAATGTTGAAATCGATATTAAACCCTGCATATCTTGTGTTGAAAGACAGGAACTTGGGAAATGTGTATGTAATTGGGAATATAACGGGGTTCAGGATGAGGATGTTGGAGTTGATAGCAATTTGAGATCACTTCAACCGCTTGCAACTCAATCATTGTCTAACCATGTGATTGGTACTCATACTAATTCTACTGAGGTTGATTCTGGATTAGCAGCCAAAAAATGCCCATTGCAATCTGGTCTTATAGctgatataattaaaaaattgcaCGGTGATGGTGCCATATCCAATAGATCCAATGAATGTTCCAGCATTAATTTGTCTCTTGGTGACAGCTTCAAGGAGCTCTATCGACCTGTTATTTCTATTTCATCATTCGGATCACAAAGGGGTCGGCAGTTGGAAGCATTTGCTACTTCTACATCTTTGCATATGAAGTTTCCTAGGCTTTTTAAGCTGCCGTCAAAGGAGGAGTTGGTAAAAGTGTTTAGTCCATTTGGCCCTGTAGATACCCTGAAGACAAGAATCTCTTCTTGGACAGGTGCTGCCCAGGTCGTTTTCTCACACCCAACTGACGCAGTGGCTGCTTACCAATATGCCAAGGAAAAAATAACGTTATTTGGTAAGGCAAATATCCGGTTATGGCTTGACCCACTGGAACACAGAAGGAGAGGAACCAAGTTTTCAGTTCCTTCTCCGTCGATGACAGGGAAACCGGTGAATCAGAAGTCATGTCCACCTGTTAGTTCTACGTCCTCAATCAAGTCTCAAAGAGGTGAGAAATTGGAAGCACCTACCTCCGCTACTGCTTCCACATTGCATTTGAAGTTTCCCACAGACTTCAAGCTCCCATCAAAGGAGGAGCTGTTAAAGAAATTTAGTCCATTTCACACAGTTGACTCCCAGAGGACAGAAGTCTTTTTTTATACAGGTGCTGCCCAGGTGGTTTTCTCAGACCCAACTGATGCAATAGCAGCTTACCAATGTGCCAAGAAAAAGGTTTTATTTGGTGATACAAACATCCGGTTTTGGCTTGACTCGCTGGAACACAAGAGAAGAGGGACCATGTTTTCAGCTCCCTCTCCATCGATGACAGGGGAACCAGTGAATCCGAAGTCATGTCCACCTGTTAGTTCTACTTCCTCGTTCAAGTCTCAAGGGGGTGAGCAATTGGAAGAACTTGCCCCTGGTACTGCTTCCACAGCTTTGCATATGAAGTTTTCTAAGAATTCCAAGCCGCCATCGAAGCAGGAGCTGATAAAGAAATTTAGTCCATTTGGGACAATAGACTCCACGAAGACCAAAGTCTATTCTTGCACGGGTGCTGCCCAGGTGGTTTTCCTAAACCCAACAGATGCGGTAGCTGCTTACCAATATGCTAAGAAAAAGCGGGTTTTATCTAGTGAGGCGAATGTCCGGTTTTGGGTTGATGCAATGGAGCACAGGAAAAGAGGAACCAAAATTCCGGTTTCCCCACCTGAGCTGACTGGGAAACCAGTGAATCTGAAATCATGTCTAAAAAAATCTAGCCCCCTTGAACACAGGGACAAGAAAAAACCTTAA
- the LOC121238078 gene encoding DAR GTPase 2, mitochondrial, producing the protein MATATLVRRMGTAIKQAAKKGPSGGGWYDPHMAAASRAIAERIPLVDLILEVRDARIPLSSEYEQLRDYTSSSRKIVVMNKMDLANRSQIKEWMGYFGQQNCICYAVNSHNKQNIKEFLNFLQARVRELKKTNPYSYTTTIMLVGIPNVGKSALANALHQIGRISAAEKGKLKHAIVSPHPGETKDISSFKIGSHPNIYVLDTPSVLPPEILDDEVCSKLALTGSIRDCLVGEREIAQYFLAILNLSDEYKKWEKLTVSKDDRTFLDPKAESLSSPQLGKKQKRQYPTDHTQDFIVHDVRRTLFESISTFHGNMEDEKDLSRLIETQFTSLLEAFRIPTEVGEEAQNKVAAKLLDLYRTGRLGHYTLDAIPRHTQWPF; encoded by the exons ATGGCAACGGCTACTCTGGTAAGGCGAATGGGCACAGCAATAAAGCAAGCAGCCAAGAAAGGGCCAAGTGGTGGAGGATGGTACGACCCTCACATGGCTGCGGCCTCTCGTGCTATCGCCGAACGGATTCCACTTGTTGATCTTATTCTTGAAGTCAGAGATGCCAGG ATTCCATTATCATCAGAATATGAGCAATTGAGAGACTACACATCTTCGTCAAGGAAGATTGTAGTAATGAACAAGATGGACCTTGCAAATCGGTCTCAAATTAAG GAGTGGATGGGGTACTTCGGGCAACAAAACTGCATTTGTTATGCAGTCAATTCACATAATAAACAGAATATAAAGGAG ttcttaaattttttacaagCCCGGGTCAGagaattaaagaaaacaaatcctTATAGTTATACCACAACAATAATGCTTGTTGGGATTCCAAATGTTGGTAAGTCGGCCCTTGCCAATGCTTTACATCAAATTGGGAGGATTAGTGCCGCAG AGAAAGGAAAGTTGAAGCATGCGATAGTGAGTCCACATCCAGGCGAGACGAAAGATATCAGCAGCTTCAAG atTGGTAGCCATCCCAATATTTATGTGTTGGACACCCCAAGTGTTTTGCCTCCTGAAATTCTGGACGATGAGGTTTGCTCCAAGTTAGCTTTAACAG GATCAATCAGAGATTGCTTAGTAGGAGAAAGGGAAATTGCTCAATATTTTCTTGCTATTCTCAACTTAAGTGATGAATATAAGAAATGGGAAAAGTTGACTGTGAGTAAGGATGACAGAACATTCTTAGACCCCAAAGCAGAGTCTTTAAGCAGCCCTCAGTTGGGTAAGAAACAGAAAAGGCAGTACCCCACAGATCACACACAG GATTTCATCGTGCATGATGTCCGTCGAACTCTCTTTGAGTCAATTTCAACTTTCCATGGTAATATGGAAGATGAAAAGGATCTTTCAAGGCTTATTGAGACCCAGTTCACTTCATTGCTTGAAGCTTTTCGGATTCCCACGGAAGTTGGTGAAGAAGCTCAAAACAAAGTTGCAGCCAAGTTACTGGATCTATATCGTACTGGGCGCCTAGGACATTATACTTTAGATGCCATTCCACGGCACACCCAATGGCCCTTTTAG
- the LOC121238085 gene encoding histone-lysine N-methyltransferase, H3 lysine-9 specific SUVH1-like has translation MESGSGFNYVPPSTSFDKSRVLDVKPLRSLKPVFPSGSEAPPFVCAPPNGPFPHGFMPFYPFSVPQGSQASPDLNHQNPQSMQMPMGPVPAPLRAFRSPQSQEYSRAFNGDADSSMGTFREVDGNEDGYFVGKKRAASRLQKKTRKNQDAKPSFSFAARKGSGPGFVVDINQAERDDGNREVVNLVLMRFDALRRRLSQLEDAKELGNGVIRRADLKAANLLMSKGIRTNMRRRIGAPPGVEIGDIFFFRMEMCVVGLHSQSMGGIDYLIFKDTLDQDPVVVCIVSSAGYDDDVEDTDVLIYSGQGGNFGKRDKQATDQKLQRGNLALERSFQRGNDIRVVRGIKDAFNPTSKIYVYDGLYKIQESWTENKTGCNIFKYKFVRMPGQPDAFAIWKSIQKWKEGLSPRVGLILPDLTSGAESIPVSLVNDVDEEKGPAHFTYFPTVKYSKSFNLTQPSFGCNCQNACQPGDPNCSCIRKNEGDFPYTNNGVLVGRKPLIHECGPTCPCLPNCKNRVSQNGLKVHLEVFKTTDRGWGLRSWDPIRAGTFICEYAGEVIDKVKGKQGGEEGENDEYVFDTTRFYNPFKWNYEPGLLEEECSNESNEVYKIPSPLIISAKNMGNVARFMNHSCSPNVFWQPVLYEHNNQSFLHIAFFAIKHIPPMTELTYDYGIARSDEVEGNNELTGKKKCLCGSSSCRGYFG, from the coding sequence ATGGAATCTGGGTCAGGTTTCAACTATGTTCCTCCTTCAACCTCTTTTGATAAGTCCAGAGTTTTGGATGTGAAGCCTCTGCGTAGTTTAAAACCAGTTTTCCCAAGTGGATCTGAAGCTCCCCCATTCGTGTGCGCCCCACCCAATGGCCCTTTCCCTCATGGATTTATGCCGTTTTACCCCTTCAGTGTGCCACAAGGATCTCAAGCCTCACCTGATCTTAACCACCAGAACCCACAATCAATGCAGATGCCAATGGGTCCTGTACCGGCTCCCCTTCGTGCGTTTCGAAGTCCGCAATCACAAGAATATTCGAGAGCATTTAATGGAGATGCTGATTCATCAATGGGGACATTTAGGGAAGTTGATGGGAATGAAGATGGTTATTTTGTTGGTAAAAAACGAGCAGCTTCTCGCTTGCAAAAGAAGACAAGGAAAAATCAGGATGCTAAACCTTCCTTTTCCTTTGCGGCCAGAAAAGGGTCTGGTCCAGGTTTTGTTGTAGATATTAATCAAGCAGAAAGGGATGATGGTAACAGGGAAGTGGTTAATCTGGTGCTTATGAGATTTGATGCACTTCGGAGAAGGCTCAGCCAACTTGAAGATGCCAAGGAACTGGGCAATGGGGTTATCAGACGTGCGGATTTAAAAGCTGCAAATCTCTTGATGAGCAAGGGGATCCGGACGAACATGAGGAGGAGGATTGGAGCGCCGCCTGGGGTTGAAATTGGGGATATCTTCTTTTTCCGTATGGAAATGTGTGTGGTGGGATTACATTCTCAGTCTATGGGTGGCATTGACTATCTTATTTTCAAGGACACATTGGACCAAGATCCAGTGGTTGTGTGCATTGTTTCGTCTGCAggatatgatgatgatgtggaGGATACGGATGTTCTGATTTATAGTGGTCAGGGTGGCAATTTTGGTAAGAGGGACAAACAGGCAACTGATCAGAAGCTTCAGAGGGGAAATCTTGCTTTGGAGAGAAGCTTTCAGCGGGGTAATGACATCAGAGTCGTCCGGGGTATCAAAGATGCTTTTAATCCAACATCAAAGATTTATGTCTATGATGGGCTTTATAAAATTCAAGAGTCCTGGACTGAGAACAAAACTGGTTGCAATATATTCAAGTACAAATTTGTGAGAATGCCAGGGCAGCCTGATGCTTTTGCTATTTGGAAATCAATTCAGAAGTGGAAGGAAGGCTTGTCTCCAAGGGTTGGACTTATCCTTCCAGACCTCACCTCAGGGGCTGAAAGTATACCTGTTTCACTTGTAAACGATGTTGATGAAGAAAAGGGCCCAGCTCATTTCACTTATTTTCCCACTGTCAAGTATTCAAAATCATTCAATTTAACACAGCCTTCTTTTGGCTGCAACTGCCAAAACGCTTGCCAACCAGGCGATCCCAACTGCTCTTGCATTCGGAAAAATGAAGGCGATTTTCCTTATACTAACAATGGGGTTCTTGTGGGCCGAAAGCCTTTGATACATGAATGTGGTCCCACATGTCCTTGCCTTCCTAACTGCAAAAACCGAGTATCCCAGAATGGTTTGAAAGTTCACTTGGAAGTATTCAAAACAACAGATAGGGGCTGGGGTCTACGGTCGTGGGACCCTATTCGTGCAGGTACTTTTATATGTGAGTATGCAGGTGAAGTTATTGACAAAGTTAAGGGAAAGCAGGGTGGGGAGGAAGGTGAAAATGATGAGTATGTTTTTGATACAACTCGTTTTTATAATCCATTCAAGTGGAATTATGAACCTGGCTTATTGGAGGAGGAATGTTCTAATGAATCTAATGAGGTTTACAAAATTCCATCTCCCCTAATCATAAGTGCCAAGAATATGGGAAACGTAGCACGATTTATGAATCATAGTTgctcaccaaatgttttctggcAACCAGTTTTATATGAACACAATAATCAATCCTTTCTTCATATTGCCTTTTTTGCAATCAAACATATCCCGCCTATGACAGAGTTGACTTATGATTATGGGATTGCCCGCTCTGATGAGGTTGAGGGAAACAACGAACTCACTGGGAAAAAGAAATGCTTATGTGGATCATCAAGCTGCCGTGGTTATTTTGGTTAA
- the LOC121238077 gene encoding MND1-interacting protein 1-like translates to MGGSEKHAKSKQNPQPKKLNNDNDEENHHLPETTEPDSELVQAEYYPTPRKCDQNPELGQTSSYGDSSKNNDTSNVNLKPSVSTDFDMKNLKYYSEQQLEELLQKKLEMIYNEAYVRLICHGYSHDVVLKAILTNGHGFGDMDILTNIVQNSLNYIKTGFVLDDGVYIQGQQVFGDMKMLVKNSLAVMIYLLCQVRPNLIKRDAMRCLLMSNFHLGVSSTIKVPSSTDVCEDQVAEDDSLVNASPEVCEVQSDQFSGDGQSNDLSKNGPSENLGFWLDRKFNVVKNLKHTPSLEAMLKMNIETFAAACRATVKMSPKMQATETSLPRKKSTEPLEWEDSCMVNLILGGFGDLRLNEQSQSESLDPKIETISSLVQNIKDIKQQVKDRKEWAQKKVVQAAKKLSHDLSEIKMLRIENGGERQAKNDGVEVNKEALKKLMQLENALRRAGCQADLAKLANRNISAKNAEIRAEVEAFKLSASESDKMCMEVGRRENKCLKKILALEKQNNKYREEIEEEKKKSSHLHQQLFDLKKAQEETEVMWRQEVEAKELAIAHVQEELRLKKEVEVDIKRKHGALRQKMDLDYQRCKDDKQRLEQEISSLQLSLDSSNPNHLQDVSARPEEDTVGVMLPDLSELLDFSEEEIVHDRICLICMENEVSVVFLPCAHQVLCANCTEDHCRNAEAKCPCCQGPIAQTIRVYGTSL, encoded by the exons ATGGGTGGCTCAGAAAAACATGCCAAGAGCAAGCAAAATCCCCAGCCCAAGAAACTCAATAACGACAATGATGAAGAGAACCACCACCTACCAGAGACAACAGAACCTGATTCTGAATTGGTTCAAGCAGAATATTATCCTACTCCAAGAAAATGTGACCAAAACCCTGAACTGGGCCAAACTTCATCATATGGTGATTCGAGCAAGAATAACGATACCAGTAATGTTAATCTGAAACCGTCTGTGAGTACGGATTTTGAcatgaaaaacttgaaatattacTCTGAGCAACAGTTAGAAGAATTGCTTCAAAAGAAACTCGAAATGATTTATAATGAAGCTTATGTGAGGTTAATATGTCATGGCTATTCACATGATGTTGTGCTGAAGGCGATCTTGACAAATGGACACGGGTTTGGTGACATGGATATTTTGACAAATATTGTGCAAAATTCGCTTAATTATATCAAAACTGGTTTTGTACTTGATGATGGAGTTTATATACAAGGCCAACAGGTTTTTGGGGATATGAAGATGTTGGTTAAAAATTCGCTTGCGGTCATGATTTACCTGCTTTGCCAAGTTCGGCCCAACTTGATCAAAAGAGATGCCATGCGGTGTCTCCTCATGAGCAATTTTCATTTGGGGGTATCCAGTACAATAAAAGTACCATCTTCGACAGATGTGTGTGAGGATCAGGTGGCTGAGGATGACAGTTTAGTTAATGCATCTCCCGAGGTTTGTGAAGTTCAAAGTGATCAGTTTTCTGGTGATGGCCAGTCCAATGATTTAAGCAAAAATGGCCCATCCGAGAACCTTGGTTTTTGGTTAGATAGAAAGTTTAACGTTGTTAAGAACTTAAAGCATACACCATCGTTGGAAGCTATGTTGAAAATGAACATTGAAACTTTTGCAGCTGCTTGCCGTGCTACAGTTAAGATGTCTCCAAAAATGCAGGCCACAGAGACCTCCTTGCCAAGGAAAAAATCCACTGAACCACTTGAATGGGAGGACTCTTGTATGGTTAACTTAATTTTGGGTGGATTTGGTGATTTAAGGCTAAATGAGCAGTCACAGAGTGAGTCCCTCGATCCTAAGATTGAAACCATCTCAAGTTTAGTCCAGAATATTAAAGATATCAAGCAACAGGTAAAGGACCGAAAGGAGTGGGCTCAGAAGAAAGTAGTTCAAGCTGCTAAAAAGCTCAGCCATGATCTTTCAGAGATCAAGATGTTGAGAATAGAGAATGGAGGAGAAAGGCAAGCAAAGAATGACGGAGTGGAAGTTAATAAGGAGGCCTTAAAGAAGCTTATGCAACTGGAGAATGCTCTGAGGAGGGCTGGTTGTCAAGCAGACCTTGCAAAACTAGCTAACAGAAATATTTCAGCAAAAAATGCAGAAATCAGAGCAGAGGTTGAGGCTTTTAAGTTGAGTGCATCGGAGTCAGATAAAATGTGCATGGAGGTTGGGAGGAGGGAAAATAAGTGCTTGAAGAAAATCTTGGCCTTGGAGAAACAGAACAACAAATACCGGGAGGAGAttgaagaggagaaaaagaagtccTCGCATTTACATCAGCAGTTGTTCGACCTCAAAAAGGCTCAGGAGGAAACTGAG GTGATGTGGCGGCAGGAAGTAGAAGCTAAAGAGCTTGCCATAGCCCATGTGCAGGAAGAACTGAGATTAAAGAAAGAAGTGGAGGTCGACATAAAAAGAAAGCATGGTGCCTTGCGGCAAAAGATGGACCTAGATTATCAGCGTTGTAAAGATGACAAGCAGCGACTTGAGCAGGAAATATCCTCTCTCCAATTATCTTTAGATTCCAGCAATCCAAATCATCTACAAGATGTTTCTGCAAGACCTGAGGAAGATACAGTTGGGGTGATGCTTCCTGATTTAAGTGAACTGCTAGATTTTTCTGAGGAAGAAATCGTCCATGATCGAATATGCTTGATCTGTATGGAAAATGAAGTTTCTGTTGTTTTCCTGCCATGTGCCCATCAAGTTCTATGTGCCAATTGCACCGAGGATCACTGCAGGAATGCAGAAGCTAAGTGTCCATGTTGCCAGGGCCCAATTGCACAGACAATCCGTGTTTATGGTACAAGTTTATAG